In a single window of the Gossypium hirsutum isolate 1008001.06 chromosome A13, Gossypium_hirsutum_v2.1, whole genome shotgun sequence genome:
- the LOC107895085 gene encoding glucuronoxylan 4-O-methyltransferase 3, whose product MRSYSKPHSPFNTKLILICASVVLFVFLLITTTSSFSKSPISQSHLSNSTHPVDDSEPSPLDCPSLPLTPTCTKTPPSLANALIHYATTNITPQQTLKEISVSARVLEKKAPCNFLVFGLGHDSLMWAGLNHGGRTVFLEEDKAWIEQIKQKLPSLESYHVEYVTKVHQADDLLKTGMKEECKVVGDPRFSKCDLALKGFPNEIYDIEWDLIMVDAPTGFHDEAPGRMNAIYTAGLMARNREEGETDVFVHDVNRVVEDKFSMAFLCEGYLREQQGLLRHFTIPSHRARSGRPFCP is encoded by the coding sequence ATGAGGTCCTACTCCAAACCTCATTCCCCTTTCAACACCAAGCTCATCCTCATCTGTGCTTCTGTTGTTCTCTTCGTCTTCCTTCTCATTACCACCACCTCTTCCTTTTCCAAATCCCCCATTTCACAATCCCATCTCTCCAACTCCACACACCCTGTCGACGACAGTGAACCATCCCCACTAGATTGCCCATCCCTTCCCTTGACCCCAACATGCACCAAAACTCCACCTTCTCTAGCCAATGCCCTCATCCACTATGCCACCACCAACATCACCCCACAACAAACCCTCAAGGAAATCTCGGTTTCCGCTAGAGTTTTAGAGAAGAAAGCCCCTTGCAACTTCTTGGTATTCGGGTTAGGACATGACAGTCTGATGTGGGCAGGTCTTAACCATGGTGGTCGTACCGTTTTCCTAGAAGAAGACAAGGCATGGATCGAACAGATCAAGCAAAAACTTCCCAGTTTGGAATCGTACCATGTTGAGTATGTAACCAAAGTCCACCAAGCAGATGATCTGCTAAAGACGGGAATGAAGGAGGAGTGCAAAGTGGTGGGTGATCCTAGATTCTCCAAATGTGACTTAGCTCTCAAAGGGTTCCCAAACGAGATATATGACATAGAATGGGATCTGATAATGGTTGATGCCCCAACTGGGTTCCATGATGAAGCCCCTGGGAGAATGAATGCCATCTACACTGCAGGGCTGATGGCTAGGAATAGAGAAGAAGGGGAGACTGATGTGTTTGTGCATGATGTGAACAGAGTTGTTGAAGATAAGTTCTCAATGGCTTTTCTTTGTGAAGGGTATTTGAGGGAGCAACAAGGATTACTAAGGCATTTCACCATTCCCAGTCACAGGGCTCGCTCTGGAAGACCCTTTTGTCCTTGA